A genomic region of Thermoanaerobaculia bacterium contains the following coding sequences:
- a CDS encoding adenylate/guanylate cyclase domain-containing protein — translation MKFAAWLVTILMTAGLVAQEYFVRNISMRDGLPFNQITCLFQDSKGFIWVGTTSGLARLDAFMDLKIFRDDDGLHTNYCVGITEDRKGRIWVQTNSGVACQDESGRSFIRVQDTTGYVPAITSVGDYIYFPSDGSGLFRCDVRDYTKTTHVTSEDGLPSNTIRHILPLSPDTLWLSTDRGLYLVRFSEERPEVLLTYLSGTGIWQVAQVKNHFAIATAEGLYTLEGDVLGQPDQPAEFLSRGLRSLQPIRGFWPDEALAVVLSGGDQTLHVGRGNTWSGMSRRDGISSAAVTCIFQDREGVLWLGTNKGLDIVASPAMVNYRSDILGFRDVFVYCVRRIQNETWIGSRSGMAVIGEDGRVKKPHPRLDSHIDYWDFALRGSEIFAVSTDRILRLNGNNLTEYRDASGSPLGRLYDLDVLGNEIFVCGRSGIFRFNGSGFTAVPLPEPLRGISVYSCHLDASGGVWLCTLGKGAWHLTLEGEVLAFWDEEKGFPSNTVYDMTAGEGTRWFGTTRGIVGLDLTTSRLLLPPSDNLLRRAAVPSLDMTDEGLLWVGSLEGLILYDPMSSKNLRQFTDRNGILGTDVASSNGVTAGLNGEVWYASASNGISRYAPMLASSFPTRPAVLIGAVHAGTISRSLLASDAALDLSFGDARDVEITLSVLSFRDPESIELSGYLYPFEQSFKPLGRVKSVRYTNLDPGRYTFHLIAEARGDRSEPSTVTLTVLPPWWRAWWFLSLVMVCIVASGMGAYRLRIRKIRARERELESIVEARTRDLIEEKEKLDRAYSLLEEEKHTSEKLLLNVLPEPIALRLKQGQNVIADSFTRVTVLFADIVGFTTLSQSISPVLLLGILNEIFSAFDQLAERHGLEKIKTIGDAYMVVGGLPVPRKDHAHAVISMALDMQGALSSMALDKAFPMKVRIGIHSGPVVAGVIGTKKFAYDLWGDTVNTASRMESHGVPEKVQISETTWELIREDFICEERGTIEVKGKGKMKTYWVTGRREKKEPASGAD, via the coding sequence ATGAAGTTTGCCGCCTGGCTGGTGACCATCCTGATGACAGCGGGTCTCGTGGCCCAGGAGTACTTCGTCCGGAATATCTCCATGCGGGACGGCCTTCCCTTTAACCAGATCACATGCCTCTTTCAGGACTCCAAGGGATTTATCTGGGTGGGGACGACCTCGGGACTTGCCCGCCTCGATGCCTTCATGGATTTGAAAATCTTTCGGGATGACGACGGACTTCACACCAATTACTGCGTCGGCATTACCGAGGACCGGAAGGGGCGAATCTGGGTTCAGACCAACTCCGGTGTGGCCTGCCAGGACGAATCGGGAAGATCCTTTATCCGGGTGCAGGATACGACAGGGTACGTGCCTGCGATCACCTCCGTCGGGGACTATATCTATTTCCCCTCCGACGGTTCCGGTCTCTTTCGCTGTGATGTGCGGGATTACACGAAGACCACGCACGTGACGTCGGAAGACGGGCTTCCTTCAAATACAATCCGGCATATTCTGCCCCTTTCCCCCGACACGCTCTGGCTTTCCACCGACCGGGGCCTCTATCTCGTTCGCTTTTCGGAGGAGAGACCGGAAGTGCTTCTGACGTACCTGTCCGGTACAGGGATATGGCAGGTTGCGCAGGTGAAGAACCACTTCGCGATCGCGACGGCGGAGGGCCTCTATACCCTGGAAGGAGACGTATTGGGTCAACCCGACCAGCCGGCAGAGTTTCTAAGCAGGGGATTGCGATCGTTACAGCCCATCCGCGGCTTCTGGCCCGACGAAGCGCTGGCCGTCGTCCTTTCAGGGGGAGACCAGACCCTCCATGTCGGCCGGGGAAATACCTGGTCCGGAATGTCCCGCAGGGATGGAATTTCTTCGGCCGCGGTGACCTGTATCTTTCAGGATCGGGAAGGGGTTCTCTGGCTTGGAACCAACAAGGGGCTCGATATCGTGGCCTCCCCGGCCATGGTGAACTATCGCTCCGACATCCTGGGGTTTCGGGATGTCTTTGTTTACTGTGTTCGACGAATTCAGAACGAGACATGGATCGGATCAAGATCCGGAATGGCGGTGATCGGGGAGGATGGTCGGGTGAAAAAGCCCCATCCGCGTCTGGACTCCCACATCGACTACTGGGACTTTGCTTTGCGGGGATCGGAGATTTTTGCCGTGTCCACCGATCGAATTCTCCGCCTGAACGGAAACAATCTTACCGAATACCGGGACGCCTCCGGATCCCCTCTGGGAAGGCTTTACGATCTCGATGTGCTGGGAAACGAAATCTTTGTCTGCGGCCGAAGCGGGATCTTTCGCTTTAATGGATCGGGATTCACAGCGGTCCCCCTCCCCGAACCCCTCCGGGGAATATCCGTCTACTCCTGTCACCTCGACGCGTCGGGGGGTGTCTGGCTCTGCACGCTGGGGAAAGGCGCCTGGCACCTGACCCTGGAAGGGGAGGTTCTGGCATTCTGGGATGAGGAGAAAGGATTTCCCAGCAATACCGTTTATGACATGACCGCAGGCGAGGGAACCCGGTGGTTCGGAACCACGCGGGGGATCGTGGGACTTGATCTTACGACCTCCCGGCTCCTGTTGCCCCCTTCGGACAACCTGCTCCGCAGGGCGGCCGTACCAAGCCTGGATATGACCGATGAGGGCCTCCTCTGGGTCGGCTCCCTGGAAGGTTTGATCCTTTACGATCCGATGTCCTCCAAGAATCTCCGCCAGTTTACCGATCGAAACGGAATTCTGGGTACCGATGTCGCGTCCTCCAACGGCGTCACCGCAGGTTTGAACGGGGAGGTCTGGTACGCCTCCGCCTCCAACGGGATCAGCCGCTATGCACCCATGCTCGCATCGTCTTTCCCCACCCGGCCTGCGGTCCTGATCGGAGCGGTCCACGCCGGCACGATCAGCCGTTCCCTCCTGGCATCCGATGCTGCGCTGGACCTTTCCTTCGGAGACGCAAGGGATGTGGAAATTACGCTTTCCGTTCTCTCCTTTCGGGACCCGGAGAGCATTGAGCTGTCGGGGTATCTCTATCCCTTCGAGCAGAGCTTCAAGCCGCTCGGCCGCGTAAAGTCCGTTCGATATACCAACCTGGACCCCGGCCGGTACACCTTCCATCTCATCGCTGAAGCCCGGGGAGACCGGAGTGAGCCGTCTACGGTTACACTTACGGTCCTCCCTCCCTGGTGGCGGGCATGGTGGTTTCTCTCCCTGGTCATGGTCTGCATTGTCGCCTCCGGCATGGGAGCCTACCGATTGAGAATCCGAAAGATCCGGGCCCGGGAACGGGAACTGGAATCGATCGTGGAAGCCCGGACGCGAGATCTCATTGAGGAAAAGGAAAAGCTCGACCGGGCCTACAGCCTTCTCGAAGAGGAGAAACATACCTCTGAAAAACTCCTCTTAAACGTCCTCCCCGAACCCATTGCCCTGCGACTCAAGCAGGGGCAGAACGTGATTGCGGACAGCTTTACCCGGGTGACCGTTCTCTTTGCGGACATTGTCGGTTTTACCACCCTGTCGCAGTCCATTTCCCCCGTTCTTCTCCTGGGGATCCTGAACGAGATCTTCTCCGCCTTTGATCAGCTGGCGGAGCGCCATGGCCTGGAGAAGATCAAGACGATCGGGGACGCCTACATGGTCGTGGGCGGTCTCCCGGTTCCCCGCAAGGATCATGCCCACGCCGTGATTTCGATGGCCCTCGACATGCAGGGAGCCCTTTCCTCGATGGCCCTGGACAAGGCCTTTCCCATGAAGGTCCGGATCGGCATCCACTCCGGACCCGTCGTGGCGGGCGTGATCGGTACGAAAAAATTTGCCTATGATCTATGGGGCGATACGGTCAACACCGCGAGCCGGATGGAATCCCACGGCGTGCCCGAGAAGGTTCAGATCTCCGAGACGACCTGGGAACTGATCCGGGAGGACTTCATCTGCGAGGAAAGGGGAACGATCGAGGTGAAGGGAAAGGGAAAGATGAAGACGTACTGGGTGACAGGCCGGCGGGAGAAAAAGGAACCGGCTTCAGGAGCGGATTGA
- a CDS encoding flavodoxin family protein, with translation MKISIVNGSPRGELGNTHIMVQEFTRGARRAGAEVEWIFLTGREIAECRGCFTCWTKTPEHCIIRDEMDDLIPRVMDADLLIFATPLYVDNVTGLMKTFMDRMIPSMDPHFEKDEHGEYRHVKRWERYPRLGVISNCGYPEQSHFQVLELLFRRIARNLHSEVVMEIYRGGGELLGARSLLLRPFLARYKKHLRTAGEEVARTGRLSKELRERLEKPLIPYDHYASGANKHWDSSIRS, from the coding sequence ATGAAGATATCCATTGTCAATGGAAGTCCCCGGGGAGAGCTGGGAAATACCCACATCATGGTGCAGGAGTTTACCCGGGGAGCCCGGCGGGCCGGCGCGGAAGTGGAATGGATCTTTCTGACGGGACGGGAAATTGCGGAATGCCGGGGGTGTTTCACCTGCTGGACGAAGACCCCGGAACACTGCATCATCCGCGACGAAATGGACGATCTCATCCCCCGGGTCATGGACGCCGATCTGCTGATCTTTGCCACACCGCTCTATGTAGACAACGTGACCGGCCTGATGAAGACCTTCATGGACCGGATGATTCCTTCCATGGATCCCCATTTCGAAAAGGACGAGCACGGAGAATACCGCCATGTTAAGCGCTGGGAACGCTACCCCCGCCTGGGAGTCATCTCTAACTGCGGGTACCCGGAGCAGAGCCATTTCCAGGTCCTGGAGCTCCTCTTCCGAAGGATCGCACGGAACCTGCACAGTGAAGTTGTGATGGAAATATACCGCGGGGGCGGGGAACTGCTGGGAGCTCGAAGCCTTCTACTCCGACCCTTCCTGGCCCGCTACAAGAAGCATCTGCGCACGGCAGGAGAAGAAGTGGCCAGGACCGGCCGCCTGTCGAAGGAACTGCGGGAACGTCTTGAAAAGCCCCTGATTCCCTACGATCACTACGCCTCGGGGGCCAACAAGCACTGGGACAGCTCAATCCGCTCCTGA
- a CDS encoding hemolysin III family protein, producing MRRLQTKNEEIANALTHGLGVLGAVTGLVLLVVFASLRGNAWSITGLSIFGAALTLLYLTSTLYHAIPVGRAKRVFRLLDHSMIFILIAGTYTPVTLTVLRGAWGWTLFGLAWGIALIGVIVELSLGGRHGWVRVVLYVLMGWMVVLAFRPMMDMVPPGFFFWLLAGGLAYTVGIVFYAFKRMPYHHAVWHLFVVAGSTAHVCGMFLYIVPGGA from the coding sequence ATGAGACGACTCCAGACAAAAAACGAAGAGATTGCCAACGCCCTGACCCATGGACTGGGTGTGCTGGGTGCCGTGACGGGCCTGGTCCTGCTTGTCGTATTCGCGAGCCTCCGGGGAAATGCCTGGTCGATCACCGGTCTTTCCATCTTCGGGGCTGCCCTCACCCTTCTCTACCTGACCTCAACCCTTTACCACGCAATTCCCGTCGGCAGGGCAAAGCGGGTTTTTCGACTGCTGGACCACTCCATGATCTTTATCCTGATCGCCGGAACCTATACCCCGGTTACCCTGACCGTCCTGCGCGGCGCATGGGGCTGGACCCTTTTCGGCCTGGCCTGGGGAATAGCCCTGATCGGGGTCATCGTGGAGCTCAGCCTGGGAGGACGGCACGGATGGGTTCGCGTTGTCCTCTACGTCCTCATGGGGTGGATGGTGGTTCTAGCATTCCGGCCGATGATGGACATGGTTCCCCCGGGGTTTTTCTTCTGGCTCCTCGCGGGCGGTCTGGCCTACACCGTTGGAATTGTTTTCTATGCCTTCAAGCGCATGCCCTACCACCACGCGGTGTGGCACCTCTTTGTCGTGGCCGGTTCGACCGCCCACGTCTGCGGGATGTTTCTCTATATCGTTCCGGGCGGAGCCTGA
- a CDS encoding tryptophanase — protein sequence MTYGPPEPWRIKTVETISLVPESKRPDILTAAKFNVFLIKSEDIFIDLLTDSGTSAMSSEQWAAIMRGDEAYAYARSFMRLRDTVSSITGFKHFLPTHQGRAAEHLLFGTILKPGMIVPSNNHFDTTRGNIESLGTEAMDLVIEEGRDPQNLHPFKGNMDTEKLDHLLTEKGDLVPIVMLTVTNNTGGGQPVSLENIRAVSAVCRKHHKPLFFDACRYAENAWFIKKREPGQENRSIREITREMFSLVDGCTMSAKKDGLVNIGGFLAGNDDSLFEALQNQLILKEGFITYGGMAGRDLEALAVGLDEALDEAYLQYRIGQVRDFGEMIKAVGVPILEPTGGHAVYVDARSMLPHIPQSQLPAQALTVMLYLRGAIRGVEIGSVMFGEHAAMELVRLAVPRRVYTYNHLAFVAEALERINREKDRIPGFEITYQQKHLRHFTAHFKPLSPLP from the coding sequence ATGACCTACGGACCCCCGGAACCCTGGCGGATCAAAACGGTGGAGACGATTTCTCTCGTCCCGGAATCGAAGCGGCCGGACATCCTGACGGCGGCGAAATTCAATGTCTTCCTGATCAAATCCGAGGATATCTTCATTGATCTCCTGACCGACAGCGGTACCTCCGCCATGTCTTCCGAGCAGTGGGCGGCCATCATGCGGGGCGACGAGGCGTACGCCTATGCCCGAAGCTTCATGCGTCTCCGGGATACCGTATCTTCCATTACGGGATTCAAGCACTTTCTGCCGACCCATCAGGGCCGGGCCGCGGAGCATCTGCTCTTCGGTACGATCCTGAAACCGGGAATGATCGTTCCCTCCAACAACCACTTCGACACGACCCGGGGCAACATCGAATCGCTGGGTACCGAAGCCATGGACCTGGTCATCGAGGAGGGACGGGACCCGCAAAACCTTCACCCCTTCAAGGGAAACATGGATACGGAAAAACTGGATCATCTCCTTACGGAGAAGGGGGATCTCGTTCCTATCGTCATGCTCACCGTGACGAACAACACGGGCGGCGGACAGCCCGTCTCCCTGGAAAATATCCGGGCGGTCTCCGCGGTCTGCCGGAAGCATCACAAGCCCCTTTTCTTCGATGCCTGCCGATACGCGGAGAATGCATGGTTCATCAAAAAACGGGAGCCCGGGCAGGAAAACCGGTCGATACGGGAGATCACGCGCGAGATGTTTTCCCTGGTCGATGGCTGTACGATGAGCGCCAAAAAGGACGGCCTTGTCAACATCGGCGGTTTTCTGGCGGGAAATGACGACTCGCTATTCGAAGCCCTGCAGAACCAGCTGATCCTGAAGGAAGGCTTCATCACCTATGGCGGCATGGCCGGCCGCGATCTCGAAGCCCTGGCCGTTGGACTGGATGAAGCGCTGGACGAAGCCTATCTTCAGTACCGGATCGGACAGGTGCGGGATTTCGGCGAAATGATCAAGGCTGTCGGGGTGCCCATTCTGGAACCCACCGGGGGCCACGCGGTCTATGTGGATGCAAGGTCAATGCTGCCCCACATTCCCCAGAGTCAGCTTCCCGCCCAGGCCCTCACCGTGATGCTCTACCTGCGGGGTGCCATCCGGGGCGTGGAGATCGGGAGCGTGATGTTCGGAGAACACGCCGCCATGGAGCTGGTCCGCCTGGCCGTTCCGCGACGGGTCTACACCTACAACCACCTGGCCTTCGTTGCCGAGGCCCTGGAAAGAATCAACAGGGAAAAGGACCGGATTCCGGGATTTGAGATTACCTACCAGCAGAAGCACCTGCGCCATTTTACGGCCCATTTCAAGCCGCTATCTCCCCTCCCGTAA